CGGGCGCACCGCCCGTTCCTGCACGGCGCGCAACAGCTTGACCTGCATGTGCAATGGAAGATCGGCGACCTCGTCGAGAAACAGCGTGCCGCCTTCGGCGCTCTGGAACAGGCCGGCCTTGTCGCGCGTGGCGCCGGTGAAGCTGCCTTTGACATGACCGAAGAACTCGCTTTCCATCAGCTCGGTCGGGATGGCGCCGCAGTTCACCGGGACGAACGGGCCTCCGGCGCGTGGGCTGCGCTGGTGAATCATGCGGGCGACGAGTTCCTTGCCGGTGCCGGATTCTCCGGTGATGTGCAATGGTGCCTGCGAGCGTGCGACACGTGCGATCAGCGCACGCAACTGCTGCACACGGGGGGAATTTCCGAGCAGTTCGACGCCGCTGGCGGTCGCCGGCGGCGATGGTGGACTCCCGAGTTTGAGCGCCGCGTCGAACAGCTTGCGCACGGTGCCGAGATCCACCGGTTTGGAGACGAAGTCGAAGGCGCCGGCCTTGAGGCTTTCCACCGCAGCTTCAGCGTTGCCGTAGGCGGTGATGACGGCGACCGGTGTCTGCGGACAGTGCTTTTGAATGTGTGCGATGACGTCGAGCCCGCTGCCGTCGGGCAGGCGCATATCGGTGATGCACAGCTTGAAGCTGTGGCGCGCCAGCTGGTCCCTGGCCTCGGCGACACTGGCGGCCGCTTCGCTGCGCACGCCCATGCGTGACAGGGTGATCTCCAGCAATTCGCGGATATCGGCTTCGTCGTCGACGATCAGGCCGAGTGCTTGGTTCAAGGACGGGTTCCTCCGGCGCGGGCGAAGATGATGCGGAAACAGGCGCCGCCCTCGGGAACGGCGCGGTAGATCAGCCGCGCGTGATTGTATTCGCATAATTCGCGCGCGAGATAAAGGCCGAGGCCGGTCCCGCCGTGCGCGGTGGTGAAGAACGGTTCGAAGATCTGATCGCGCCGATCCTCGGCGATGCCCGGTCCGTCGTCGCGGATTTCGAGAAACGGGGCGCCGCTGTCGGTGGTGCCGATCGTTTGTGAGACCCGCTGGCCGCCGTGCTCGAAGGCGTTGTCCCACAGATTGAACAACACCTGGTTGAGATGGTCGCGATCGAAGCGCACCGAGGCCTTGAGGCTGGAGGGCGGTGGATCGACCTTGCGCGAGTCCCGCGGGTGGATCTCCAGGTACTGTCTCAGGCTTTGGCGCAGGTGTTCGGCCAGGGCAAGCGTGCCCGGCGATCGCGCCTGCGGTCGCGACAGCGTCAGTACATCGCTGACGATGCGTTCGATCCGCCGGCCGTGACGTTGAATCATGTCCAGCAGGCGCTGGTCCTCGACGTCGAGCCGCTCGCTTTCGCCCAGCAGCTGGCTGGCATGCTGGATCGCCGACAGCGGATTGCGGATTTCGTGGGCGATGCTCGCCGAGAGTCGGCCGAGCGCGACCAGTTTCATGCGTTGCGCTTCGGCGCGGATCTGCGCGGCGTCCTCAAGCGTGATCAGGATCGGTGCCGCGTCGCCGGTCGCCAGGCGGGTGTAGCGCGGCATCAGCTCCACGTTACCGAGCACGATCGGCGAGTACGCGCCGGGCAGGGCCTCGCGCCAGAGGCCCACGGCTTCGGCGAGATCGGGCACCTGATCGAGTCGCGGGGATGCTTCAGCGCCGCTTTCCAGACGCAGCAGGCGCCGCGCGACCGCATTGAAGGCACGCATGCGGTTGTCGTTGTCGAGCACGATCACGGCCGTGCGCATCGACTCGACGATACTGTCGTTGATGCGCGACAGATCGATGAGCTCGCTGCCGACGCGTGCCGCCTGTGCCTCGCTCTTGCGCGCGCGCATCGCCATCTGATTGGCGCCGGCTGCGGTGGCGAAAAAAATGACCCCCAGGATTCCGATTGCGGTGAAGTCGTCGGCGCTCCAGCCGGTTCGAAGCTGCCGGTAGATCTCCTCGCTGAACAGCGCCAGCGTCGAGGCGGCGGCCGTGAGCAGGGCCAGACGCCCCGGCAGCACCAGCGCATAGCCCACGGTCGGCGTGATCAGCAGCACGCCCAAGCCGCTGTCGACACCGCCGCTGCTCAGCAGCAGCAGCGACAGCCCGACCAGATCGACCGTGAATTGCAGGGTGGCGTGCACGATCAGTCCGGCGGCACGCCATTGCATCGCCAGTGTGGTCAGGATGCCCGCGCCGAAGTAGCAGAAGATGCTGAGCTGGAACAGCCAGGGCTGCTCGCTGCCCAGCGCTGTGGGCGCCACCCGGCTGTAGTAGAGGCCCACAAGCAGGACCGCCAGCAGCAGACGATAGCCGCAGATCGCCAGCAGGATCTGCCAGTCACTCTCTCGCGTCGAGCTGACGGTAGCTGCCGTCGTTCGGTCCGGGGCGGCCGGATTCAGCATGGCCATTCCAGGTCCGTCGGTGTCGTCGAGGCTGCGCCGGCGGGGGGCGGCCCGGGACCTTGCGGACGGCGCTTGCGCGGCTCGGCGGTCATGTTGGGGACAGTTCGGATCATCGATCGGCTCAGGCGGTAATGAAGCTTATTTTGCGTGGACGGCTGGATTGGGGGAAAATCGCGCGCCGCAACATCCCTCGTCCATCATCGTCGATACCTTCTGGTGTCGGCACAGCTCCGGAAGACGCCATGAACCTGCACGAGTATCAGGCAAAAGAACTTTTTTCGCGTTACGGAATTCCAGTGCCGGAAGGCCGGCTGGCCGATACGCCAGAAGCCGCCCGCCAGGCCGCCAAGGACCTGGGCAACCGAGTCGTCGTCAAGGCGCAGGTCCATGCCGGTGGCCGCGGCAAGGTCGGCGGCGTCAAGCTGGTCAACGATGCCGACGCAGCCGCCGATGCCGCCAAGGGCATGCTCGGGCAGAAGCTGGTGACCAAGCAGACCGGCGCCGCCGGCCTGCCGATCAACTCGGTCTGGGTCGAGAAGCCCTCCAGCATCGCGCGCGAACTCTACGTGTCCGCCGTGGTCGACCGCAGCACCGAAACCATCGTCTTCATGTGCTCGCCGGCCGGCGGCATGGATATCGAGGACGTGGCCGAGGAAACCCCGGAGAAGCTCAAGAGCATCGCCGTGGACCCGGCCGCCGGCCTGCAGCCGTACCAGGCGCGTCAGCTCGGCTTCTTCATGGACCTGAACAAGCAGCAGGTCGACCAGTTCAGCAGGATCATGCTCGGGCTCTACAAGCTGTTCGTCGAGCGCGACTGCAGCATGGTCGAGATCAATCCGCTGATCGTCACTGCCGAGGGCGATCTGTTCGCGCTCGACGCCAAGCTCAACTTCGACGACAACGCGCTGTTCCGCCAGAAGGCGATTGCCGAGAAGCGCGATCCCTCGCAGGAGGACGAGCGCGAGCGCGTGGCCCTGCAGCACGATCTCAACTACGTGTCGCTGGAGGGCAACATCGGCTGCATGGTCAACGGCGCCGGTCTGGCGATGGCGACCATGGACATCATCAAGCTGCACGGCGGCCAGCCCGCCAACTTCCTAGACGTCGGCGGCGGCGCCACCACCGAGCGCGTGACCAATGCGTTCAAGCTGATCACCAGCTCGCCGGACGTCAAGGCGATCCTGGTCAACATCTTCGGTGGCATCGTGCGCTGCGACCTGATCGCCGAAGGCATCATCGAGGCGGTCAAGCAGACCGGGCTCAAGGTGCCGGTGGTGGCGCGCCTGCAGGGCACCAACATGGAGAAGGGACGCGACATGCTGGCCAACAGCGGACTCGCCATCACCCCCGCCACTGATCTCACCGAAGCGGCCGACGCTGTCGTCGCCGCCGTCGCCATCAAGTAAGCCGGAGCCCCGCAATGAGCATCCTCGTCGACAAGAACACCAAGGTCATCTGCCAGGGCTTCACCGGCAAGCAGGGCACCTTTCATTCCGAGCAGAGCATCGCCTATGGGACCAAGCTGGTCGGCGGCGTGTCGCCGGGCAAGGGCGGCACCACGCATCTCGATCGTCCGGTGTTCAACACCGCGCATGACGCGGTTGCCGCCACCGGTGCCGAAGCGTCCATGATCTACGTGCCCGCGGCCGGTGCCGCCGACGCCATCCTCGAAGCCGCGGACGCCGGCATCAAGGTCATCATCTGCATCACCGAGGGCATACCGGTGATCGACATGGTCAAGGTCAAGGCCGCGCTCAAGAACTATCCGGACGCGGTACTGATCGGGCCGAACTGTCCGGGCGTGATCACGCCGGGCGAATGCAAGATCGGCATCATGCCGGGCCACATCCACATGCCAGGCAAGATCGGCATCGTCTCGCGCTCCGGCACGCTGACCTACGAGGCCGTGCACCAGACCACGCAGATCGGCCTGGGCCAGTCCACCTGCGTCGGCATCGGCGGCGACCCGGTGCGCGGCATGGGCTTCAATGAAGTACTGGCGCGCTTCAACGAGGACCCGCAGACCGAAGGCATCATCATGGTCGGCGAAATCGGCGGTTCTTCCGAGGAAGAGGCGGCCGAATACATCAAGGATCATGTCAAGAAGCCTGTGGTGGCCTACATCGCCGGCGTTACCGCGCCGCCGGGCAAGCGCATGGGTCATGCCGGCGCGATCATTTCCGGCGGCAAGGGCACGGCCGACGAGAAGTTCAAGGCGCTGGAAGCCGCCGGCGTCAAGACCGTGCGCTCGCCGGCGGATCTGGGTTCGGCGATCAAACAACTGATGGGCGCCTGAGTCCGTTTGTCGTCGAATTCCACCGTGATGGCATCGACGGTGAGGTGGTATCGGACGGCGGTTCGGGCACAGGCCCGGGCTGCCGTTTGTTCGTCTGAGGCGCCGCACAAGGGCGCCGGGAAGGCCTGCGCATGACTCGTCCAATCAAGCTGGTGGCCGCCCAGATCAACCTCTGGGTCGGCGATGTCGACGGCAACGTCAAGCGCATCATCGATGCGGCCAACACTGCCAGGGACCGACACGGCGCGGATTTGATCGCGTTTCCGGAACTGTCGCTGATCGGCTATCCGCCGGACGATCTGCTGTTGCGGTCCGGTCTGCCGCCGGTGATCGAGGAGGGACTGTCGCGCATCCGTCGCGAAGTCCAGGGCATTCACGTCGCCGTCGGGCATCCTGAATACGCGCGGGACGGCATGTACAACGCGGCCTCCGTATTCCGCGATGGCGAGGTGATCAGCCACGCGCGCAAGCAGCTGCTACCGAACTATGGCGTGTTCGACGAACGCCGCCATTTTCGGCCTGGCCGCGACGACACGGCGGTGTTCGAACTCGGCGGAATGCGTGTCGGGCTGTGCATCTGCGAGGATCTGTGGGGGCCGGCGCCTGCGGCGCAGGCGCGCAGGGCCGGCGCGCAGCTGCTGCTCAATATCAATGCCTCGCCTTTCGCGATCGGCAAGGCTCAGCAGCGCGAGGCGGTGTTTCGCGAGCGCGCCGGCGAAAGCGGACTGCCGGTGCTGTACGTCAACCTCGTCGGCGGCCAGGACGACCTGATCTTCGACGGCGACTCGGCGGCCATGAACGGCGACGGTGAGTTCGCGATGCGCGCGCCGCTGTTCGAGGAGGGCCTGCATCTGGTCGAGTTTGATGGCAACCGTTTCATGCCGGCCGCTCAGCGGGCGCCTCGGAACGAACACGCCGTGATCTACAAGGGTGTGGTGCAGGCGATACGCGACTATGTCGATCGCAACGGCTTTCCGGGGGCGCTGATCGGCCTGTCCGGCGGCATCGATTCGGCACTGGTGGCCGCGATGGCGGTCGATGCGCTGGGGCCGGCGCGGGTCTGGACGGTGTCGCTGCCTTCGCGCTACACCGCCGACATGTCCAACACCGACGCGGCCGAGCAGGCGCGGCGCATGGGCGCGAAGTATTCGGTTCTGCCGATCGAACCGGCCTACGAAGCCTTCACCGGCGTGCTGGCCGACACCTTCGCCTGCCGCGAGCCGGACCTGACCGAGGAGAACATCCAGTCGCGCAGCCGTGGCGTACTGTTGATGGCCTTGTCCAACAAGTTCGGTCATGTGGTGCTGACCACCGGCAACAAGTCGGAAATGGCGGTGGGCTACGCCACCTTGTACGGCGACATGTGCGGCGGCTTCGCGCCGATCAAGGATTGCTACAAGACCCTGGTCTACGGCCTCGCACGCTACCGCAACAGCGTGTCGGAAGTGATACCGCCGCGCGTGATCGAACGGCCGCCGACGGCGGAGTTGCGGCACGATCAGAAGGATTCGGATTCACTGCCGGATTACGCGGTGCTGGACCCGATCCTGGAGGCCTACGTCGAAGCGCAGCGTTCAATCCCCGAGATCGTGGCGATGGGCTTCGACGAAGCCGATGTGCGCAAGGTGGCGGCCCTGGTTCGTCGCAGCGAGTACAAGCGGCGCCAGGCGCCGCCGGGTCCGAAGGTGACGAACTGCGCGTTCGGCCGCGAGCGCCGCTACCCGATCACCGCGGTGTACGGGGATCTTTGAAGTTTCGACGTGTCGGGGACACCGGCAAGGGCTTCAGGCGTCGCCCGGCGGTAGGGCATCCGGCAACTGACCGGTGTTGCCGTCATTGTCCTCGGAGTCGCCGAAGCTGAACCAGTTTCCAAGCCGTTCGAAGAACCCTGGCCTGGATTTGCGTTCCAGTTCGCGCGCCTGTGCCACTTCGAGCGCCTGGCTGTTGGCTTTACGCAGACTGCGGGCTTCGGAAGCCTGCTGCGTCAGGCCGAGCGAGGTGTAGGCGCGTTCGAGCAAGGCCAGCGCCTCGTAGCTGGCCGGCGAACCTGGATAGTCGCTGATGATGGCCTCGGCGCGACGCGCGGCCGCGACGTAGGCGCCCCGGCGCAGATAGAAGTCGACGATGTGCAATTCGTGCGTGGCGACGCGGTCGCGCAGATAGAGCATGCGTTGACGCGCGTCGGCGGCGTACTTGCTGTTCGGATAGCGCTGCACCAGCAGGCCGAAATCGTCGAAGGCCCGACGCGAATCGCCCATGTCATGGCGCGTCGGATCGAAACCCGGGAAACCGTCGAACGCGCTTTCGACGCTCTGGAAGTTGATCAGGCCACGCAGGTACAGCACATAGTCGATGCGCGGATCGCGCGGATGGTCGCGCATGAACCGGTCGGCGGCGGACAGTGCCTGCTCCGGCTGATAGCTGCGATACTGCGCGTAAATCCCCTCAAGTTCCGACTGTGTTGCAAACTCGCTGAACGGGAAGCGCGCCTTGATGCGGTCGTAGTTCTGCAGGGCGGTAGCGTAGTCGCTGGAATCCAGCTTTTCACGGGCGTCGCGGTACATCTCCACCGCTTCGGCGCGCAGTTCCTCCTGGGTCTTGCCGGCATTGAGCAGCGCAGGATCGTCGTCCTCGGGACGAGTCTTGCCTGCGCAGGCGGCGAGGAACAGGACGCACATTGCGACCATCACGGGCCGCAGTCGGATTGAGGTCATGGAAACGTTTTTCGAGATCGACATTGAGTCAGCCGACGAGTATAGCGGATAGGTCCGGGGCCGAGGATCACATCGCCAGCGTGCCGCCAGAGATGCACGGATGGCGTTTGGACCAGGCCGCGGCGCGTCTGTTCCCTTCTTTTTCGAGGGCGCGTCTGCAGGCCTGGATCGACGAGGGTCGCCTGCGCTGCAATGGCGCGCCGGTGGCGCGTCGCCGCGACGCGGTCGCGGAGGGCGATACGCTGGAACTGAGGCCCGTGGAGGCCCCGGATACGCGGGTGCGCCCGCAGGCACTGGATTTCGACGTGCTCCATGAAGACGAGGACCTGGCGATCGTCAACAAGCCGCCGGGACTGACGGTGCATCCCGGTGCCGGCGCCGCCGACGGCACCTTGCAGAACGCGCTGCTGCACCGGTTCCCCAAGACCGACCGGGTGCCGCGCGCGGGCATCGTGCACCGCCTCGACAAGGACACCTCCGGGCTGCTGGTGGTGGCGCTGAGCGTGGCCGCGCACACCCAGCTGGTGCGGATGCTGCAAGCCCGTGAAATCCGCCGCGAGTACGACGCCGTGGTCTCTGGCCGGGTCACGGCGGGCAGCACCGTGGAGGCGCCGATAGGGCGCGACCCGCAGCACCGCACGCGCATGGCCGTGGTGCACGACGGCCGCGATTCGGTCACGCATTTTCGGGTCGAGAAGCGGTTCGCTGCGCACACCTGGCTGCGTGTTCGCCTGGAGACCGGGCGCACCCATCAGATTCGCGTGCACATGAAACACCTGAATCACCCGATCGTCGGCGATTCGACCTACGGCGGCCGGCAGATTCGCGGGCCGGGGCTCGCGCCGGCGGTCCGCGAAGCGCTGGCCCGCTTTCCGAGACAGGCGCTGCACGCGCGGCTGCTGCATCTTCGGCACCCCTTGAGCGGAGCCGACATCGAGGTCGAGACGCCGCTGCCGCCGGACATGGCCACACTCGTGTCCGTACTGGCCGCCGAATCGCCGGACCGTGGCGACTGAGCCACACCGCGCCTCGCCGACGCTGCTGCGGCCGCAATGGCCGGCGCCGGCCGCCGTCAATGCCGTGCTCAGCACGCGGCTGGGCGGGGTCAGCGCCCCGCCGTTCGACAGTCTCAATCTCGGCGCGCATGTCGGCGACGATCCGCGTGCCGTCGCCGAAAATCGGCGCCGCCTGATCGAGACGGCGGGCCTGCCGATGCCGCAATGGCTCAGGCAGGTGCACGCTTGCCGCGTCGTGCGTCTGCCCAATGCGGCAGGCATGCTGGAAGCCGATGCCTGCTACACGACCCAGCGCGGCGTCGCTTGCGCCGTGCTCGTGGCGGACTGTCTGCCGGTGCTCTTGTGCGACGACGCGGCTGGCGTCGTCGCCGCCGCGCACGCCGGCTGGCGCGGCCTGGCCGCGGGCGTGCTGGAAGCCACGGTCGCCGCGCTTCCGGTCTTGCCGGATACCTTGATTGCCTGGATGGGGCCGGCGATCGGGCCGGCCGATTTCGAGGTCGGCGAGGAGGTTCGTAAGATGTTCGTCGAGCGGGACGCCGACTGTGCCGGTGCTTTTCGGCCCGGCCGGCCGGGCAAATATCAGGCGGATCTGCATGCGCTTGCGCGCATCCGTCTACGCGCTGCCGGCGTTTCGCGCGTCTACGGCGCAGAAGGCTCGACCCGGAGCGAACCGCAGCGCTTCTATTCGTTCAGGCGCGATGGAACGACGGGGCGCTTTGCGGCGATCATCGCCCTGCGGTGAGCGGTTCGTGGCGCGTCTGATCGGGCGATATTGCGCATCTTCAGATACCGTTATCGACGCGCGAGCATGAAGCGGCGAATCAGTTTAGGATGCGGCACCAGCTACCGTACGCCACCGTTTGGTGGCCGTGAATGGATTCCGCATCAAGGCATCGAGAAGGATCGATTCAAAGCCTGCCGGTACGCGGGCGCATGAGTCGCCAAAATGACACAAGACACCACTGCGAGGAGAGGCGATCCGTGCGTATCGCTCATTCGGGGAATCATGTCGGCCGCATCGCGCGGCGTTCCGGTTTCAGGGCCGGACTTGCCGGGTTGTCGCTGCTCGCGGCGGCGGGCGTGACCGCGGCACAGGACGGCGGGCCCAGCGCGCCGGTGCAGCCGCGGCCGGCGGAAATCATGAGCCGGGCCGATCAGAGTCTGCTGCTGGATGTCGGCTTCACCGGCAAGCACTTCGTCGCGGTCGGCGAGCGCGGCGACATCCTGGTTTCGAATGACGGCAAGGCCTGGGCCCAGGTCCAGGTCCCGGTGCGTGCACCGCTCACGGCCGTGCAGTTCGTCAACGACGAGCAGGGCTGGGCGGTGGGGCACGATGCAGTGATCCTGCACACCGAAGATGGTGGCCGCACCTGGAGTCTTCAGAATTTCGAGCCCGAACTCGAGCAGCCGTTCCTGGACCTGTATTTCCTGGATGCGCAGCGCGGCTATGCAGTGGGCGCCTACGGAATGATGGTCGGCACCGATGATGCGGGCCTGTCCTGGGAACCGGTCGATGCCCCGGCCATCCGCGACGAGGAACTGCATTTCAACGGCATCACGCAGCTCGCCGACGGCACGCTGTTCATTGCCGGCGAGTCCACGATGATGGGGTTCTCGCGGGATCAGGGAGCGACCTGGACCCGGTTCGAGTCACCGTACGACGGCACCCTGTTCGGCGCCCTGCCGTTCGGCGAGCACGGTGTGCTGGTCTACGGCATGCGTGGCAACGTGCTGTACACGCGGGATCTGTCCGAGGGCGTGGACGGCTGGACCACGCTCGACACGCAGACCGTGGCGTCGTTCTTCGGCGGCACGCGGCTGCCGGGCGGTGGCTACGCCCTGGTGGGCCTCAACGGTCAGGTGCTGGAACTGGACGCGCAGGGCCGGATCCTTGCCCGTGAATCGACCGGCCGTGCCGACAGTCTGGCAGCGGCGACCCCGATCGGGGACGGCCTGCTGCTGGTCGGCACCGCCGGCGCCGCTCGCTTGAGCCTCAACCGATAAGAGAGCCAGGGCCCCACCAATGGCGACCGACATGAAGCCGAACCCGGTGACGGAGAAGATGCTCGACGCCGTCATCCCCATCATCTATGGCCGTCGCAGGCTGGTGTTGATCCTGCTGGCGCTGCTGACCGCGTTCTTTCTGTGGGAGACGCTGCAGGTGCGTCCCGATGCGGGTTTCGACAAGTCGATTCCGCTCGAACACGAGTACATGCACGTCTACAAGCAGTACGAGACCGAGTTCGGTGGCGCCAACACCGTGCTCGTCGCGCTGGTGCAGAAAGACGGTGACATCTACAACGAAGTGTTCCTGAGCAAGCTCAAGGCCGTCACCGACGCGGTGTTCTTCCTGCCGGGCGTGGACCGCTCGCGCGTGTCCTCGCTGTTCACGCCGGACGTGCGCTACCTCGAAGTCGTGGAGGGCGGGTTCCGCGGCGGCAACGTGATCCCGGCAGACTACCAGCCGACTCCGGAGATGTTCAGGCTGGTGCGTGGCAACGTCGCCAAGGCCGGCGTGATCGGGCGCTATGTGTCCTCCACGCAGAATGGCGCCATGGTCTACGCCGAACTGCTCGAAACCGATCCCATCAGCGGCGACAAGCTGGACTACCAGAAGGTTGCGGCGGATCTGGAGAAGATTCGCGAAAAGTACGAAACCGATGACATCAAGGTGCACATCGTCGGTTTTGCCAAAGTCGTCGGCGATGTCACCGATGCCACCATGGAAGTGGTCGGGTTCTTCCTGATCGCCGTGTTCGGCACGATGCTGGCGCTGTGGTGGTACCTCGGCAGCTTCCGTCTGGCGCTGCTGCCGATGGGCTGCTCGATCGTCGCCGTGATCTGGGAATTCGGCCTGCTGCGCCTGTTCGGCTTCGGGCTCGATCCGTTCGCGATCCTGGTGCCGTTCCTGGTGCTGGCGGTGTCCACCAGTCACGGCGTGCAATACGTCAACACCTGGGCCGACGAGGTCATCCGCGGGCGCAACAGCTACGACGCCTCGGTGGAAACCTACCGACGGCTGGCGATTCCCGGCATCATCGCCCTGATCACCGATCTTTCGGGTTTCCTCACGATCCAGCTGGTGCCGATCGAGATCGTGCGCGAAATGTCGTGGAATGCCTCGTTCGGCATGCTCGCGATCATCGTCACCAACAAGGTGATGATGCCGATCTGGCTGTCCTACCTGTCGGTCAAGGACGTGGACAGCTTCCGCGTGAAGCGTCAGGCCAAGCTCGACGCCGGCGACAGGCTGTGGCGCGCGATGACGGTCGTGACCAAGCCGAGCGTGGCCGTCGTGCTGGTCGTGATCAGTGCCGGCGTGCTTGGCTTCTCGTGGTGGAAGCAGCAGGATCGCATCATCGGTGACGCCCAGGTCGGCGTTCCCGAACTGCGTCCGGAGTCCCGCTACAACCAGGATTCCTACGCCATCACCCAGAACTTCGCGATCGGTGTCGACATCCTCAAGATCATCGCCGAAACCGATCCCGAAGCCTGCATCAAGTACAAGGTGATGGAGCAGATCGACCGCTTCGCCTGGCGCATGCAGAACACGCCCGGCGTGCAGTCGACCATCTCCCTGCCGCAGGTTGCCAAGCAGGTGAACTCCGCGTTCTCGGAAGCCAACCCGAAATATCTGGTGCTGCCGCGCAATCACTACGTGATGGTGCAGGCGATTTCGCCGGTACCCACCTCGACCGGCCTGCTCAATCCGGATTGCTCGGCCATGGCCGTGCTGATCTTCACGGCCGACCACAAGGCGCAAACGATCGCGCACATCGTCGAGGAAGTGAAACGCTTCCAGGCTGAAAACGACGCGGAGTTCTTCGAAACGCATCAGGATGTCGAAGCGGCGTACTGCGCCAACAAGACCGGGACGCGTCGCGAAATCGGTATCGCCGAAACGGAGCTGGCGCGCTACACGGCCG
This genomic interval from Banduia mediterranea contains the following:
- a CDS encoding YCF48-related protein, whose protein sequence is MRIAHSGNHVGRIARRSGFRAGLAGLSLLAAAGVTAAQDGGPSAPVQPRPAEIMSRADQSLLLDVGFTGKHFVAVGERGDILVSNDGKAWAQVQVPVRAPLTAVQFVNDEQGWAVGHDAVILHTEDGGRTWSLQNFEPELEQPFLDLYFLDAQRGYAVGAYGMMVGTDDAGLSWEPVDAPAIRDEELHFNGITQLADGTLFIAGESTMMGFSRDQGATWTRFESPYDGTLFGALPFGEHGVLVYGMRGNVLYTRDLSEGVDGWTTLDTQTVASFFGGTRLPGGGYALVGLNGQVLELDAQGRILARESTGRADSLAAATPIGDGLLLVGTAGAARLSLNR
- a CDS encoding efflux RND transporter permease subunit, with the protein product MATDMKPNPVTEKMLDAVIPIIYGRRRLVLILLALLTAFFLWETLQVRPDAGFDKSIPLEHEYMHVYKQYETEFGGANTVLVALVQKDGDIYNEVFLSKLKAVTDAVFFLPGVDRSRVSSLFTPDVRYLEVVEGGFRGGNVIPADYQPTPEMFRLVRGNVAKAGVIGRYVSSTQNGAMVYAELLETDPISGDKLDYQKVAADLEKIREKYETDDIKVHIVGFAKVVGDVTDATMEVVGFFLIAVFGTMLALWWYLGSFRLALLPMGCSIVAVIWEFGLLRLFGFGLDPFAILVPFLVLAVSTSHGVQYVNTWADEVIRGRNSYDASVETYRRLAIPGIIALITDLSGFLTIQLVPIEIVREMSWNASFGMLAIIVTNKVMMPIWLSYLSVKDVDSFRVKRQAKLDAGDRLWRAMTVVTKPSVAVVLVVISAGVLGFSWWKQQDRIIGDAQVGVPELRPESRYNQDSYAITQNFAIGVDILKIIAETDPEACIKYKVMEQIDRFAWRMQNTPGVQSTISLPQVAKQVNSAFSEANPKYLVLPRNHYVMVQAISPVPTSTGLLNPDCSAMAVLIFTADHKAQTIAHIVEEVKRFQAENDAEFFETHQDVEAAYCANKTGTRREIGIAETELARYTAALRKGGMDDEGVDKDSGVAERKEKLDKLKQDYAGLDKACPVNFAIASANVGVMAATNEVVEDKEFGTIFWVYVVITIFLLLSYRSLSALIAVVLPLVMVSILANALMAMFGIGLKVATLPVVALAVGIGVDYGIYIYDVLQHEIYQKGRTLREAYFETLRQTGKAVIFTGICLAGGVATWLLSDLQFQRDMGLLLVVMFTANMLGAVILLPAYARFIMKLPNG